The sequence below is a genomic window from Alistipes sp. ZOR0009.
TCCTTAGAGAGGTACTGAAGTAGCGTCAGGGCGCGCTCTTTTAGCGCGTTTATTTCTAGCAATCTTTGCTTATCCTCATTTTGAAAATCGGAGTTGGAACAAATGAAGTTCACTAAAAAATGGGGATTGTCTATATTCTTTATTGCAAAAGAAGCTTCGTTGGGAATATTGGGCGATAGCTTTATGACTTTAAGTGCAAGGTCTTTTACGGAGCTTACAATGGCATCGTAATCAGTCGCAGGAGGTTCTGGTTTAGATTCCTCTACCGGAGTTATATTTCCTAGTAAGTATGGAGATTGTTGCACTAGCTCGTTTAGAACAAATCGCTTAACTCCTTGTAAAATAACGGTCGTACTACCGTCTGGCATTTCAAGAATCTTGATGATCTGCCCAATTGTTCCAATTTTGTATAGATCTTCAAATTCCGGATCTTCAACTTTTGCGTCAATTTGAGAAATGGCTCCAACCAGCTTGTCTTTAGTGTACTGCTCGCGAACAAGTTTTAGTGATTTTTCGCGACCAACGCTAATTGGTATTACAACTCCAGGAAATAGGACTGCATTTCTCAACGCCAAAATTGGCAGAGGTGAAGGGATATCGGCGCTTTCTATTTGCATTTCGCTATCGTTTGCGATAAACGGAATGAACTCATTGTTATCTTCGGTTGCGCTTGAAAGCAGCAAACTTTCGAGCGATATATCTATTTTGTTACTCATATCGTGTTATTACGGTTGCTGACAATTTGTCTGTAATGCGATGCTTTTATTTGATGGTATTAACAAGGTCAATCACCATGCCAAACTTAAAAGGAACGATCGGATTTTGTCATTTCAAAAATGGAGTCTAATATCTCCTTGTCTTCATCGGTGAGTTCCCTTTTTCGGCGTGCTAAGGTAGCGCTAATTGCTGGCAGGAAGTTGCATTTCTTGTACGTGATAAATCCTTGGGTTCCACCCCATGCAAAGGATGGTATTATGTTACGAGGGAATCCAGAACCAAAAAAGTTGGTGCAAACACCAATTGAAGTTCCTGTGCTGAACATGGAATTTATGCCACTTTTGCTATAATCTCCCATTATGATGCCGCAAAATTGAAGACCTGTTTGAATAAATCGTTTTTGGGAGTAGCTCCACACCTTTACTAGCGCGAAGTTATTTTTAAGATTTGAAATGTTGGTGTTGGCTCCAAGGTTGCACCATTCTCCTATTACGGAGTTTCCTAGATATCCGTCGTGAGCTTTATTGGAGTAGCCTAGGATGACACTTTCAGATATCTCTCCTCCAACTTTGGAGTGTGGCCCTATAGTTGTGCCTCCATATATTTTAGCTCCCATTTTGACGCTAGAGCCATCGCAAAGAGCAAAAGGGCCGCGAATTAAAGAGCCTTCCATTATTTCTGTAGATTTCCCAACGTAAATTGGACCTGTAGTGCTGTTTAATGTAGCACAGGTTATTGTTGCGCCTTCTTCAACAAAAATGTTGTTGCCAATTACTTTGTTAGATGGGCATATTGCTGCGCTTGTTCTGCCTTTTGTCAGAAGTTGGAAATCTGCCTGTATCTCCTGGCTATTTAACGCGAAAATATCCCAAGGATGGGTGATTTTTGAAATTTCGCCATCAAAAGTCTTAGGTTGAAATTCGTGAGTTTGGTCAAATTTGAAATTGGAGGCTTGACTTTTAGTGCATTTTGCAGCAATAACAATGTTTCCCTTGGTAAGGATCTGTCCAAGTTCGAGTGTTTTGATGGTACTAACTAGTGACGCAGATGGCAGTATAGACCCATTAACCAGCAGATTTTCTTCTTCCACTACTGGGACATACTTTTTTGAAAGGTACTCTTGCGTTAGATACGATGATGTTGGACTGCTAAGATGTAGTTCCCATTTTTCTTGAATGGTAAGAATCCCTATTCGGATATTCGCCACAGGACGAGTAAAAGAAAGAGGCTTAAGTGTTTGCCAAGAGTTGTCGTCAAATAGAATAATTCCCATATTTTCAAAACTTAGAGACAAAGGTAAACAAAAAAAGCCCCGCGAGCGGAGCTTTTTTGACGTATAGAGTAAATACTACTTCTTGTTGTCGTAGTGCTTCTTGTAACGGTTCATGAACTTATCTACGCGACCAGCAGTATCGATAAGCTTCATCTTTCCGGTAAAGAAGGGGTGAGATGCGCTCGAAATTTCAAGTTTGTAAAGTGGGTACTCTACACCATCAATTTCGATGGTTTCTTTTGTGTTGATAGTTGACTTAGTCAAAAATACCTGCTCGTTTGACATGTCTTTGAATGCCACAACGCGGTAGTTCTCAGGATGGATACCTTGTTTCATTGTATAAATCTTTTTTACTCTTCTCTGTCTTTTCTAACGGCTTGCAAAGTTATATACTTATTTCCAAATAACAAAACAATTAATGGCTGTTTTGTTTTATCTCGAAAAGAAGCTCGTTTTTTGCCTTAGTAGAATGGTTTAATGCTAGTCCCTACGTGAAAGTTTTGCTAAAAGTTTTAGTATTTCAAGGTAAAGCCAGATTAGGGTTACCATTAGTCCAAATGCGCCATACCATTCCATGTACTTTGGTGCACCTGCTTGCTCTCCTTTTTGAATGAAATCAAAATCTAAAAGTAGGTTTAGAGCTGCCACAATTACGATTACAACGCTAATTCCAATGCTTAGTGCGCTGCTGTCCATCATAAAGCTGGTGTTGCCTCCAAATAGGCTAACAATCCATGTTATTAAATAAAATAGCGCTATTGCTCCTGTTGCTGCAATAATTCCAACTCGTAACTTATCCGTAACCTTTATAATTCCTGTCCTATAAATGAAGAATAGGAGGAATGCAACGGCAAGTGTTAGTCCTACAGCATTAATTACAATTCCGTGAAACTGAGCTTCGAAAACTGCAGATATGGCGCCTAGGAATAGTCCCTGCAAGATAGAGTAGATTGGCGATAGCCAGCTGGCTGTTTTGGGGACAAATGAAATGATTAGTCCTGTAACTAGACCTCCGATAGCCCCACCAATCATCCAGCCCATGGCTGCGTTTGTCGTTTCGAGACCAAAAAACATCTTCCATGTATAAGAAGCACCCAGAACAACCAATGCTAGCATTAGCAGGGCTTTTCCCATGGTTCCTTTCACAGTCATGGTATTCGATGAGGTGAAATCTCTGGCGGTGTTTTCGAAAATATTGCGTCCAAAGACCGGATTCGATGAATTGAACATATTCTTTAGT
It includes:
- a CDS encoding type B 50S ribosomal protein L31, which encodes MKQGIHPENYRVVAFKDMSNEQVFLTKSTINTKETIEIDGVEYPLYKLEISSASHPFFTGKMKLIDTAGRVDKFMNRYKKHYDNKK
- a CDS encoding putative sugar nucleotidyl transferase, with protein sequence MGIILFDDNSWQTLKPLSFTRPVANIRIGILTIQEKWELHLSSPTSSYLTQEYLSKKYVPVVEEENLLVNGSILPSASLVSTIKTLELGQILTKGNIVIAAKCTKSQASNFKFDQTHEFQPKTFDGEISKITHPWDIFALNSQEIQADFQLLTKGRTSAAICPSNKVIGNNIFVEEGATITCATLNSTTGPIYVGKSTEIMEGSLIRGPFALCDGSSVKMGAKIYGGTTIGPHSKVGGEISESVILGYSNKAHDGYLGNSVIGEWCNLGANTNISNLKNNFALVKVWSYSQKRFIQTGLQFCGIIMGDYSKSGINSMFSTGTSIGVCTNFFGSGFPRNIIPSFAWGGTQGFITYKKCNFLPAISATLARRKRELTDEDKEILDSIFEMTKSDRSF
- a CDS encoding Bax inhibitor-1/YccA family protein, translating into MFNSSNPVFGRNIFENTARDFTSSNTMTVKGTMGKALLMLALVVLGASYTWKMFFGLETTNAAMGWMIGGAIGGLVTGLIISFVPKTASWLSPIYSILQGLFLGAISAVFEAQFHGIVINAVGLTLAVAFLLFFIYRTGIIKVTDKLRVGIIAATGAIALFYLITWIVSLFGGNTSFMMDSSALSIGISVVIVIVAALNLLLDFDFIQKGEQAGAPKYMEWYGAFGLMVTLIWLYLEILKLLAKLSRRD